In Marinobacter qingdaonensis, the sequence AGTTGGCCAGGTCCGCCGGCATCATCAGGCCTTTGTAGGCCAGTGTCCGGTGCGAGAGGCTGCAGATGTAGAACTCGGAGTCATCGACCATGTCGCGCTCGGCGTGGCGTCGGCCAACGAACAGGCTGATGGCGAATTCCTTCTCCGCCTTGCCATTGGGCACGACGAAGACCTGCTCGATGCGCGGCAGGCAGTCGAGGGCCATGGGGCCGAGGCAGCTGTCATCGACCGGCACTTCGCGCCAGCCCATGATTTCCAGCCCCTGCTCGGTCAGGCGCTTCTCAATGGCGGCCCGGCCGGCCGCCGCTTTGGCCTCATCCGGGTTCAGGAACACCTGACCCACGGCGAACAGGTCGCCCGGCGCCTTGCCAAACGCCGCCTCGGCGGCCTTCTTCAGAAAGCCATCCGGACTCTGGATCAGGAGGCCACAACCATCGCCGGTCTTTCCGTCTGCAGCGATACCACCGCGGTGGGTCATGCAGGTCAGCGACTCGATGGCAGTTTGCAACAACTTGTGGCTGGTCTCGCCCTTCATGTGGGCAATCAGACCGAAACCGCAGTTGTCCCTGAATTCCTCGGGATGATACAAACCTGTCATCATAAGCGTTCTCTCGCGTAGAAATGCTTTTCAATCAACGGGTTAAACGGCTTTCAGCCGAGCACTTACCCGCAGACACTGAAAATGGGGGCTGGTCATTTTACACACGTAGAAATACGTACTCAAATCAGAGTGGCACTATTCTGGGGAACAGGAACTGGATTTCCCAGTCCTCACCGGTGCAAAATCAGGGCTGAAGTTCTGACGAAAAACCCTATAAGTCCTTGATCTCACGGACCCAGGGTGAGTTCTTCCGCAGTGGTTCCGGCAGGCGACCAGCACCCTGCCGGGCAGCAGCTTTGGTTGGGTACTGACCAGAGAATACCATAAACCAGGGGTCACCGCCGCGCTCGCCTTTGGTATAGACCGCGTCGGTCAGTTGCGGATAGCCCTGCAGCACATTCAGCGCGGTCTGCTCCAGGTTGCCGGCCACCAGCTGGATGGTCCAGCCTTCGCGCTGGCGGAATCGATCCAGTGCGACGTAACGGGAAGGATCCTGAGGGGTGAAGGCCTCCGGTTCGGATTCAGGCTCGAGCTCGGTCTCGGTCTCGGTCTCGGTCTCGGGCTCGGTCTCGGGCTCGGTCTCGGGCTCGGTCTCGGGCTCGGGCTCAGGCTCGGGCTCGGGCTCGGGCTCGGGCTCGGGCTCGGGCTCAGGCTCAGGCTCAGGCTCAGGCTCAGGCTCAGGCTCAGGCTCAGGCTCAGGCTCAGGCTCAGGCTCAGGCTCAGGCTCAGGCTCAGGCTCAGGCTCAGGCTCAGGCTCAGGCTCAGGCTCAGGCTCAGGCTCAGGCTCAGGCTCAGGCTCAGGCTCAGGACGAGTGTCGACCGCGGGGTCGTTCATGGCCAAGGCCTGGCTGGGCTCCGGAGTCACAGCGGCCTCACCAGCGTCCGGCGAGTCCGGCCCGATGGTAATGCTCTTGCGAATGCGCTCGGGCGACTCCTCCCGGCCGCCGGACTCGGCCATGGAATCGTCGTATTGCTTGGACACGAACCACCAGGATCCGGCCAGAATGACCAACGCCAGCGACGGCCAAACCAGTTTGCGCACCGCCGGTATGCGCCGAGTCCCGGTACCGGGGGCCGAGGCCACCATATCCAGCCAAATACCCGGGGTGACCCGTTTCAGGCGCCCGAAACTGCCTTGGCTCATCGCATGGATCTTGCCCACTTGACTCGGGGTCAACAACTCGGCGGCTTTGCCACCGGCTGAATGGACGCGCGGTTCCAGGTATGCAACCACTTCCTCACGAGTCAGGGGCCGCAGGTGAATCTGGTGCACACTGGCCGACACCGGGTCCAGGCCCAAGCGTTCAACCAGATCATCTCCGCCGGTCATGACCGGCACTGCCGCCACGCCACGCTCAGCTCCGAGAAAAGCGTCGAGAAGGAGTTTCAGGATTTCGGTCGGTGCGCGGTCCGCGTCATCGAGCACGAGCACCATGCGCTGGCCCTTGCGCGCCCGGGCCTCGGACCAGCGAAAAAAGCCGTACACAGCCTCCCGGGCGCCCAAGTCCGCTCGAAACGCCGAGGGCGCAATGGTTTTCAGGGCTCCGGCCAGTGCCTTGGCGCTGGCCAGCGCGGCTATCGGCAAGGAATGAAAGTCCAGCCGCGCCGACTCGCTGCGCACCAGCTCGGCCAGCAGGCGGGTTTTTCCGGAGCCGGGCGCTCCGGTCAGCAGCAAGGCCATGTCGCCAAAGCCACTCAAATGACGAAGCGTCTCCAGGGCATGATGGCGCATCGCATCCGGAAAGAAGGGAGCATCCATCTCCAGGGGATTGGCCCGAAACCCGTATCGCTGCTGCAATCGGGGGAACAACCCACCGCCATCCAGACTGTTCAAGCTTTCTTCCGTCACTTCCCGTACCTGTCTTTAATTACAGCCTCGCCTGTCGCCGGCCTAGCTGGCGCGACAGAAGCCTGCCAGCGTGGCGGCAAGATTCTCGGCACCGGCGTCACCGGTGACGAACGCGTGACCAATGCCGTTAAGCAGCACCAGTCGTAACCGACCATCTACATTCTTCTTGTCCACCGACATCAGGGTCATGAAATCCTCTGGGGTCATCTCGGCCGGCGGCAATTCCGGCAACCCCGCCCGCTTGATCAGAGCGACCGCCTGGTCGTAATCCTCCCGACTGATCATGCCCTCTCGGGCCGACAGATCCGCCGCCATGATCATGCCGGTGCCTACGGCTTCGCCATGGAGCCAGTTGCCATAACCGGCGAACGTTTCGATGGCATGGCCGAAGGTATGCCCGAGATTCAGGATGGCGCGCAGCCCGCCCTCACGCTCGTCCTGGGCCACCACGTCGGCCTTACAGGCACAGGAGCGAAAAATCGCTTCCGCCAGGGCGTCGGCCTCGAGGTTGATGAGGCGGCCCATCGCCTGCTCGAGCCAGGCCAGAAACTTGGTATCGCGAATGAGTCCGTACTTGATGACTTCCGCCAGGCCGGCAGACACTTCCCGCGGCGGCAATGAGTTCAGGCTATCGGTATCGATCAGCACGGCCTGGGGCTGATGGAACGCACCGATCATGTTCTTGCCAAGGGGGTGATTGATGCCGGTCTTGCCGCCAACCGAGGAATCCACCTGGGACAGCAAGGTCGTCGGAATCTGGATAAACGGCACACCCCGCTGATAACAGGCTGCGGCAAACCCGGCCATATCACCGACGACCCCGCCGCCCAGCGCCACCAACGTGGTCTTGCGACTGTGGCGGCGTTCCAGCAACCCGTCGAAAATCCGGTTCAGGGTTTGCCAATCCTTGTACCGTTCACCGTCGGGCAGCACCACGGCATCCACCGTTTTGCCCGGAAAACAGGCCCTGGCCTGATCCAGGTACAGCGGCGCCACGGTGTCGTTGGTGACAATCATTACCTGAGAGCCCTGGACATAGGGGCTGAGATCGAACTCACCCAGCAGTCCCTGGCCGATCACGATGGGGTAGCTACGCTCCCCCAGCTGCACCGTGAGCTCATGAAGAATCTCAGACATGATTTCGCCCTTCCTTCCTGATTTGCCGCTTGTGTCGAGGCGTTTTCGGATTCATCCGATTGACCAGTTGCCGAACCACCAGGCGCGGACTCTTGCGATCCGTGTGCATGATGATGTCCGCCAACTGGGTGTAAAGGGGATCGCGAATGGCGAACAGCTTGCGCAATACCGCCTCCGGATCGTCGTTCTGCAACAGCGGCCGGTTGCGATCCTTGCGGGTGCGCTCGACCTGCTGGTCAATGGACGTTTTCAGGTAGACCACGAGCGCGTCCTGCTTCAGCAGCCGGTGATTCTCCGGACGCATGATTGCGCCGCCGCCCGTGGCCAGCACCGTATTGTGCTTAAGCGATAGTTCGTCAAGCATGGCGGTCTCGCGCTGGCGAAAACCGTCCTCACCCTCCACGTCGAATATCCACGGAATATTGGCGCCACAGCGCTCCTCGATGATCCGGTCGGAATCCAGAAACTGGTAGCCCAGCTCCTTGGCGAGCATGCGGCCAATTGTACTTTTTCCAGCCCCCATAGGACCCACCAGGACAACGCGTTTGGGCAAAGACATAACTTCCGCTCGATAGTGTTCAGGCGGGTGAGAATATCACAGGCCCCGGGATTCCATAAGTTTCCGGGCCAAAACCCTGATTGCCGAAGGCACAAAAAAGCCGCCGGTGTTAGCGGCGGCTTTTTTCATTTTCAGTCCCGTTACCGAATCAGATCGCTTTTCACAATTTTCGGCGTGATGAAGATCAACAATTCACTGCGCTCGTCGATGTGTTCGGTACGCTTGAACAGACGCCCCAGGTAGGGAATGTCGCCCAGGAACGGCGTCTTGGTGGTTTGTGTCGCCACCTCAGACTGGAAAATCCCGCCCAGAACGACCGTTTCACCGTTACCCACCAGTACCTGAGTAGTGACCTCGTTGGTATTGATGGAGGGGATGCCCGCGGTTACTTCGCCACGGGAGTCCTGGTTCACCACCAGATCCATGATGATCTTGTCATCCGGGGTGATCTGCGGCGTCACTTCCAGTGACAGCACGGCCTCCTTGAAGGAAACAGACGTGGCACCGCTGGACGAGGCTTCCTGATAAGGAATTTCCTCACCCGACTTGATCGACGCAGTCTGACGATCAGCGGTGACGACCCGCGGCTGAGAGACCACCTCGGCCTGACCATCGCTTTCCAGGGCCGACAGCTCCAGATCCACAAGGAAGTCATCGCTGCCCCAGCCAATCGCGAAGGACGAAGCGCCCTCACCCGTCACACCCAGATCCACCGCAAGCGCGCCCGGGAATGTGATGGTATTGTTGGTGCCACCAGCCGCCTGGCGGGCTTCTTCGACCGCGCCCTGAGAGCCACCAACGGAGAACACGTTGTCGCCGCTCACGTTGTAGGCGGCACCGCCCCAGCGAATACCCAGATTTTCCGCCACGTTGGTCTGGGCACGAACAATCCGGGCTTCAATGGATACCTGACGCACGGGCACATCCCACGTGGACACCAGACGACGAATTTCTTCAAGCTTCTCGGCCGTCTCCCGCACGCTGATGGTGTTGGTCCGGACGTCGGAGGACACGAAACCACGATCGGAAATCAGCTCCTTGTCGGCTTCGATCAGAGCCACAACGTCAGCAGCCTTGGCGTAGTTGACCTGGATGATATCCAGTCGAACCGGCGCCAGTTCGGCGATTTGCTTGGTGGTCTCAAGCTCGAGCTTTTCCCGGGCGGCGATTTCGTCCGCTGGCGCCACCAACAGAACATTGCCGATCTGCCGCTTGTCGAGACCTTTGGTCTTCAGGATCAGGTCCAGCGCCTGGTCCCAAGGCACATTTTGCAGGCGCAGCGTAATGCTGCCGCCAACAGTATCACTGGCAACCAGGTTCAGACCGGTAAAGTCTGCAATCAGCTGAAGTACCGAACGCACCTCAATGTCCTGGAAGTTCAGGGACAGCTTCTCACCGGTGTACGGGAACTTCTCTTCACGCCGGGCTTCGGCTTCTTCTTCGGTGAGCTTTTCCACGCTCACCGTGAACTCGCTGCCAGACTGGTAAGCGATGTAGTCGTAATTGCCTTCCGGACGAATTTCGACCACGGCGTTGCCGTCCTGTACGAAGGTATCAATTCGATTGACCGGCGTTGCGAAGTCGGTGACGTCGAGACGACGGCGGAGGTTTTCCGGTACCGTGATGCCGGACATGGTCAGCCGGATCTTGCCTCCCAGCTCAGACAGATCGACGGGCGTGCTTTCGCTGCCCAGATCGACCACAACCCGGCCTTCCCCGTCTTTGCCCCGACGGAAATCGACACCGGCGAGCGCGCCGGGCTGGGATGCCCGCATACCGCGGGACTCGGAACCTGAACCTGAGGACGCAACCGTCGGTTGCGATGCACCGTCGCCACCAATGGTCATCACCAAGGCGTTGCCTCTACGAACCGAGTTATATGGAACCAGTTCCACCAGATTGAAGATCAGTCGGGTCCGGTCCTTGGTTTCAACCACCGTCATACTCTGGGCGTTGCCCGACCCCAGGGGAATGCTGCGACTGTCGAGGGCACTGGACGTATCCCGAAGATCAACGGCGATCCGGGCGGGGCGCTCGATGGTGTAGCCCGTGGGCTCTGGCGGCTGACCGTCGAAGGCAAGCTTCACCTCCAGGCGATCTCCCGGCAGCGATGAAAATGACACGTCTTCCAGCGTGACCGCATTGGCCAGGCCAGACAACAACCCAAAAGCAATCACGCCGACGTATACATTGAGCTTTTTAAACATCGCTAGCCTCGACCCCAAACTTTTTTGTTCGTGCATGTTTCTTTCATTATTCATCCTGCCGCTCCTTAGCCTTCTTCCTCTTCCAGAGTCAGGGAACGTGGTCGCTCAACCCAACCACCCCGGCCATTCGGAACGATTTCAATCAGTTCTATTCGTGTCTCGTTGACGCCGACGACACGGCCATAATTCTGCCCC encodes:
- a CDS encoding AAA family ATPase; this encodes MNSLDGGGLFPRLQQRYGFRANPLEMDAPFFPDAMRHHALETLRHLSGFGDMALLLTGAPGSGKTRLLAELVRSESARLDFHSLPIAALASAKALAGALKTIAPSAFRADLGAREAVYGFFRWSEARARKGQRMVLVLDDADRAPTEILKLLLDAFLGAERGVAAVPVMTGGDDLVERLGLDPVSASVHQIHLRPLTREEVVAYLEPRVHSAGGKAAELLTPSQVGKIHAMSQGSFGRLKRVTPGIWLDMVASAPGTGTRRIPAVRKLVWPSLALVILAGSWWFVSKQYDDSMAESGGREESPERIRKSITIGPDSPDAGEAAVTPEPSQALAMNDPAVDTRPEPEPEPEPEPEPEPEPEPEPEPEPEPEPEPEPEPEPEPEPEPEPEPEPEPEPEPEPEPEPEPEPEPEPEPETEPETEPETEPETETETETELEPESEPEAFTPQDPSRYVALDRFRQREGWTIQLVAGNLEQTALNVLQGYPQLTDAVYTKGERGGDPWFMVFSGQYPTKAAARQGAGRLPEPLRKNSPWVREIKDL
- the aroB gene encoding 3-dehydroquinate synthase → MSEILHELTVQLGERSYPIVIGQGLLGEFDLSPYVQGSQVMIVTNDTVAPLYLDQARACFPGKTVDAVVLPDGERYKDWQTLNRIFDGLLERRHSRKTTLVALGGGVVGDMAGFAAACYQRGVPFIQIPTTLLSQVDSSVGGKTGINHPLGKNMIGAFHQPQAVLIDTDSLNSLPPREVSAGLAEVIKYGLIRDTKFLAWLEQAMGRLINLEADALAEAIFRSCACKADVVAQDEREGGLRAILNLGHTFGHAIETFAGYGNWLHGEAVGTGMIMAADLSAREGMISREDYDQAVALIKRAGLPELPPAEMTPEDFMTLMSVDKKNVDGRLRLVLLNGIGHAFVTGDAGAENLAATLAGFCRAS
- the aroK gene encoding shikimate kinase AroK; amino-acid sequence: MSLPKRVVLVGPMGAGKSTIGRMLAKELGYQFLDSDRIIEERCGANIPWIFDVEGEDGFRQRETAMLDELSLKHNTVLATGGGAIMRPENHRLLKQDALVVYLKTSIDQQVERTRKDRNRPLLQNDDPEAVLRKLFAIRDPLYTQLADIIMHTDRKSPRLVVRQLVNRMNPKTPRHKRQIRKEGRNHV
- a CDS encoding type IV pilus secretin PilQ family protein — its product is MFKKLNVYVGVIAFGLLSGLANAVTLEDVSFSSLPGDRLEVKLAFDGQPPEPTGYTIERPARIAVDLRDTSSALDSRSIPLGSGNAQSMTVVETKDRTRLIFNLVELVPYNSVRRGNALVMTIGGDGASQPTVASSGSGSESRGMRASQPGALAGVDFRRGKDGEGRVVVDLGSESTPVDLSELGGKIRLTMSGITVPENLRRRLDVTDFATPVNRIDTFVQDGNAVVEIRPEGNYDYIAYQSGSEFTVSVEKLTEEEAEARREEKFPYTGEKLSLNFQDIEVRSVLQLIADFTGLNLVASDTVGGSITLRLQNVPWDQALDLILKTKGLDKRQIGNVLLVAPADEIAAREKLELETTKQIAELAPVRLDIIQVNYAKAADVVALIEADKELISDRGFVSSDVRTNTISVRETAEKLEEIRRLVSTWDVPVRQVSIEARIVRAQTNVAENLGIRWGGAAYNVSGDNVFSVGGSQGAVEEARQAAGGTNNTITFPGALAVDLGVTGEGASSFAIGWGSDDFLVDLELSALESDGQAEVVSQPRVVTADRQTASIKSGEEIPYQEASSSGATSVSFKEAVLSLEVTPQITPDDKIIMDLVVNQDSRGEVTAGIPSINTNEVTTQVLVGNGETVVLGGIFQSEVATQTTKTPFLGDIPYLGRLFKRTEHIDERSELLIFITPKIVKSDLIR